The proteins below come from a single Faecalibaculum rodentium genomic window:
- a CDS encoding IS1595 family transposase: MFKKSLFKDLTFADIHTQYSDPHDAERFFFDLKWKDGFVCSKCGHTHYTTVVRKNGSLRTVYQCAHCGHQESVTAGTALESTKAPLFSWILVMFAYVISKTGTSAKYISDLTGVSYHTTKLMLRKIKQAQKQDNETHIAVDCDAIELDVFSYGGKKHGKRGWGAEGKVNVAAAVIKHYVWDDMDGDEEVFEATDAVKFRIVHSENKAELKKFLEEEVPSDCVVHCDRSSSNLALDIAGKLVDAQKFEVDTDHLSSLDHIISNFRSKVQGTAHGIALQFLENELADFEWKLSRRKWKKKSIFASLGRTLISGAHQTRQGMIDYFKDVQKQLVAA, translated from the coding sequence ATGTTCAAGAAATCGCTGTTCAAAGACCTGACTTTTGCTGATATCCATACCCAGTATTCAGACCCCCATGACGCAGAACGCTTCTTCTTTGATCTGAAGTGGAAGGATGGTTTTGTGTGTTCAAAGTGCGGTCATACCCACTACACGACTGTTGTACGAAAAAACGGCTCTCTCAGAACTGTCTATCAGTGCGCTCACTGTGGTCATCAGGAATCTGTCACCGCCGGGACAGCGCTGGAAAGCACCAAGGCTCCTCTGTTTTCCTGGATCCTCGTGATGTTCGCCTATGTTATCTCCAAGACGGGAACTTCTGCCAAATACATCAGTGATCTGACAGGTGTCAGCTACCACACCACAAAACTCATGCTTCGCAAGATCAAACAGGCTCAGAAGCAGGACAACGAAACTCACATAGCCGTTGATTGCGATGCGATCGAACTGGATGTCTTTTCCTATGGCGGAAAGAAGCATGGAAAGCGTGGATGGGGAGCAGAAGGTAAAGTCAATGTGGCTGCAGCTGTGATCAAACACTATGTCTGGGACGACATGGATGGTGATGAGGAAGTATTCGAAGCCACAGATGCTGTCAAATTCAGAATCGTTCACAGCGAGAATAAGGCAGAACTGAAGAAGTTTCTGGAAGAAGAAGTCCCCAGTGACTGTGTAGTGCATTGTGACCGGAGTTCGTCCAACCTGGCTCTGGATATAGCTGGCAAACTGGTGGATGCCCAAAAGTTCGAAGTGGATACAGATCATCTGTCCTCTCTGGATCACATCATTTCCAACTTCAGAAGCAAGGTACAGGGGACTGCACATGGGATCGCACTGCAGTTTCTGGAGAACGAATTAGCAGACTTCGAGTGGAAACTGAGTCGCCGGAAATGGAAGAAAAAGAGTATCTTTGCATCACTGGGAAGAACTCTAATCAGCGGTGCTCACCAGACCCGGCAGGGTATGATCGACTACTTTAAAGACGTCCAGAAACAACTGGTTGCAGCTTAG
- a CDS encoding transposase family protein — protein MMAVKVKNSLENTALELFGLDASRVQNISTSPGIGQMLVEVTLVPAFPECPRCGGHNIVVFNYTPRVINHDVLTDRKCTLIYNARRYKCKDCHRTYGEDNPFAMKRQRISILTGKAIIEDLRSPNETFASVGERHHVSATTVMKIFDMCVSYPVPVKLCRVMQIDETYSFKSDDSKYVCMLLDYDAQSPVDVLPSRKRSIWQLISESFPEARETEWSTSRPICTGPTGR, from the coding sequence ATGATGGCTGTAAAAGTCAAAAATTCCCTGGAAAATACAGCTCTTGAACTGTTCGGTCTTGATGCTTCCAGGGTCCAGAACATATCGACCTCCCCTGGCATCGGTCAGATGCTTGTGGAGGTCACTTTGGTTCCTGCGTTTCCTGAATGCCCCCGATGCGGTGGTCATAACATCGTCGTTTTCAACTACACTCCCCGTGTGATAAACCATGATGTCCTTACAGACCGCAAATGCACTCTCATCTACAACGCCAGGCGTTACAAATGCAAAGACTGCCACCGCACCTATGGTGAAGACAATCCCTTCGCCATGAAAAGACAGCGGATCTCCATATTGACAGGAAAAGCGATCATCGAAGATCTCAGGTCTCCAAATGAAACTTTTGCTTCTGTAGGAGAGCGTCATCACGTTTCAGCTACAACAGTGATGAAGATATTCGACATGTGTGTAAGTTACCCTGTGCCGGTGAAACTATGCAGGGTGATGCAGATCGACGAAACATATTCCTTCAAATCTGATGATTCAAAATATGTATGCATGCTCCTGGACTACGATGCCCAGTCCCCGGTGGATGTGCTCCCTTCCAGGAAAAGGAGTATCTGGCAGCTTATTTCCGAAAGTTTCCCAGAAGCGAGAGAGACAGAGTGGAGTACATCTCGTCCGATATGTACAGGCCCTACAGGGAGATAG
- a CDS encoding helix-turn-helix domain-containing protein: MVIDLKTLVYSYRLLTSTPIEKRLADGLKLNSVMQFKDDKLWDEKPFGLKDLLEERGMSVYRLTKDSGLSNRTVERVVKGEQSIGQMSLDNADALAHALGYENATELKKDLAFRNRRYTF, translated from the coding sequence ATGGTCATTGACCTGAAGACACTTGTTTATTCTTACCGGCTGCTGACAAGTACTCCAATCGAAAAGCGTCTGGCGGATGGTTTAAAGCTGAACAGCGTAATGCAGTTCAAGGACGACAAACTCTGGGATGAAAAGCCATTCGGGCTGAAAGACCTTCTCGAGGAAAGAGGAATGTCTGTTTACCGTCTAACCAAAGATTCTGGCCTGAGCAATCGGACCGTTGAACGAGTGGTCAAGGGCGAACAGTCTATTGGCCAAATGTCTCTGGATAACGCAGATGCTTTGGCTCATGCATTAGGCTATGAAAACGCTACTGAGCTGAAGAAGGATCTGGCGTTCAGAAACCGGAGATACACGTTTTGA
- a CDS encoding DUF3991 and TOPRIM domain-containing protein: MENKTSYWRPPEAANRLKQAINKQISILDLADSLGLPYEKHGKGTVHLIDHDSCVIFTERNSFTRYSQIQANGKPVGGGPLDFYMHFTEKKYYEALHDLESHVNDDPVFEVHDTHHETHCLTPEARHRNLAGELSQRISHSPDNKAMRYVYAYLSKTRRIDPEIIQAFVDQKCLFQISNDKGKMCAFVGHDEHGLISSICFRGTSSRCKFMGDFSGCNYSRGWFFDPTFDLQQLAYSEDKPPAKPLLCFESPIEMMSYMTILKDGGFAWKGFSYLATGSVTKTQAIRETASLYGCTEVIIAFNNDHEEELRSGRNPGKEAAEQVAEALLDECILARVLLPGSRNDWNDTLRSIKSGELDQPIKMPPSKKEVRDKGGGLER, encoded by the coding sequence ATGGAGAACAAAACTAGTTATTGGCGGCCACCCGAAGCGGCGAATCGTCTAAAACAAGCAATCAATAAACAAATCTCCATTCTTGATCTAGCTGATAGCTTGGGACTACCCTATGAAAAGCATGGAAAAGGGACTGTACATCTAATTGACCACGATTCATGTGTTATTTTTACAGAGCGGAATTCATTTACCCGATATTCCCAAATCCAGGCTAATGGTAAGCCAGTGGGGGGCGGGCCGCTGGATTTCTACATGCACTTCACAGAGAAGAAATACTACGAAGCACTGCATGATCTAGAATCACACGTGAATGATGATCCTGTTTTTGAAGTTCATGACACACACCACGAAACGCATTGTCTTACCCCAGAAGCGCGCCATAGAAACCTAGCCGGGGAATTGTCTCAGAGAATATCGCATAGCCCTGACAATAAAGCAATGAGATATGTGTATGCATATCTCTCTAAAACTAGGCGAATAGATCCAGAAATAATTCAGGCTTTTGTTGATCAGAAATGTCTTTTCCAAATCTCTAATGATAAAGGAAAAATGTGTGCATTTGTCGGCCACGATGAGCACGGATTGATTTCTTCAATTTGTTTTAGAGGTACCAGTTCCAGATGCAAATTCATGGGCGATTTTTCGGGGTGCAACTACTCACGGGGATGGTTTTTTGATCCAACCTTTGATTTGCAACAACTCGCTTATTCGGAAGATAAGCCGCCTGCTAAACCACTGCTTTGTTTCGAATCGCCAATCGAGATGATGTCGTATATGACCATTCTTAAAGATGGAGGTTTTGCCTGGAAAGGGTTCTCGTACTTAGCTACTGGTTCAGTTACAAAAACTCAGGCAATCAGGGAAACTGCGTCCCTATATGGATGCACAGAAGTGATCATAGCCTTCAATAATGATCATGAAGAAGAGTTAAGAAGTGGCCGCAATCCAGGCAAGGAAGCTGCAGAACAGGTTGCAGAAGCCTTACTGGACGAGTGTATACTAGCTAGAGTTTTACTTCCTGGGAGCCGCAATGATTGGAATGATACCTTAAGGTCGATTAAATCTGGAGAATTAGATCAGCCTATTAAAATGCCACCATCCAAAAAAGAGGTTCGCGATAAGGGAGGGGGGCTTGAACGATAA
- a CDS encoding recombinase family protein, translating to MTTENSVIVGYARVSSRDQNLDRQIMQLLPLITNERYLFQDKQSGRNFDRPEYQRMKDFLRRGDTLIICSLDRLGRNATEMEKEWKELTDRGIYLRVLDMPILDTKPGQDTMNQLVSKVVFDLLSYIAQMEREKIRERQREGIAAAKKAGRPTGRPRIEFPKNWAEIIKQYESGDITAQKAQQDLNLKPGTFYNLLRRYRKR from the coding sequence ATGACGACAGAAAACAGTGTAATCGTGGGGTATGCCCGTGTTTCCTCTCGTGATCAGAACCTTGATCGACAAATTATGCAGCTGCTTCCGCTGATTACAAACGAGAGGTATCTCTTCCAAGACAAACAGTCCGGACGAAATTTTGATCGTCCTGAATACCAACGCATGAAAGACTTTCTTCGCCGTGGCGACACCCTCATTATATGTAGCCTAGATCGACTGGGTCGGAACGCTACGGAAATGGAAAAAGAATGGAAAGAACTGACTGATCGAGGTATTTACTTGCGAGTCCTGGATATGCCAATTCTTGACACTAAACCCGGCCAAGACACAATGAATCAACTCGTTTCCAAAGTCGTTTTTGATTTGCTCTCTTATATTGCACAGATGGAACGCGAAAAAATCCGGGAAAGGCAACGTGAAGGAATTGCAGCTGCCAAAAAAGCAGGAAGACCTACAGGAAGACCCAGAATTGAATTTCCGAAGAATTGGGCAGAAATAATCAAACAGTATGAGTCAGGGGACATCACGGCTCAAAAAGCCCAGCAAGATCTAAACCTAAAGCCGGGCACGTTTTACAACCTCTTACGCAGATATCGGAAGAGATGA
- a CDS encoding ArdC family protein, which translates to MMIDKKKRADPRQQLVDAYVASLEQGKIPWYKGWTVERPYNIVSKTAYKGLNQLILQLAADQEEYKDPRWMTFKQAKDNGWKVRKGEHGIKLTGWAVFDIEKNKTISLAEFNRRKKEDPDFDKNRYRLFQGRSFVVFNAAQVEGVPEYVRGPIQIKGNELIERLPSQMGVALKHGGDNAFYHPLHDFVRIPDKENFVDDYVYDSTLLHELCHASGHHTRLNRDLTGKFGSESYAKEELRAEIGSSFLMAALQIKPSPAHIRRHAAYIQSWITILKKDPKELEAAVRGAEKIEKYIISVGDWEKELEVTNDGKLKQNETPHKSKSRSSKNNDPER; encoded by the coding sequence ATGATGATAGATAAGAAAAAAAGAGCTGATCCTCGCCAGCAGCTGGTGGATGCATACGTTGCGTCCTTAGAACAAGGAAAGATTCCCTGGTATAAGGGTTGGACTGTCGAAAGACCATACAACATCGTTAGTAAAACGGCATATAAAGGTTTGAATCAGCTGATTCTTCAGCTGGCAGCAGATCAGGAAGAATACAAAGATCCGCGTTGGATGACATTCAAGCAGGCAAAAGATAACGGCTGGAAGGTTCGTAAGGGTGAGCATGGAATCAAGCTGACTGGCTGGGCTGTCTTTGATATTGAAAAAAACAAAACAATATCTTTGGCTGAATTTAACAGGCGTAAGAAGGAAGATCCCGATTTTGATAAAAATCGCTATCGCCTGTTTCAAGGCAGATCATTCGTAGTTTTCAATGCAGCACAAGTTGAAGGGGTTCCTGAATATGTGCGGGGGCCGATTCAAATTAAGGGTAACGAATTAATAGAAAGGCTCCCAAGCCAAATGGGCGTTGCTCTCAAACACGGAGGAGATAACGCGTTTTATCACCCCCTACACGACTTTGTGAGGATTCCTGATAAAGAAAATTTTGTTGATGATTATGTCTACGATTCAACGCTCCTACACGAACTCTGCCATGCAAGTGGCCATCATACTAGGCTGAACAGAGATCTCACTGGGAAATTTGGCTCTGAATCCTATGCAAAAGAAGAGCTGCGAGCTGAGATTGGCAGCTCTTTTTTAATGGCAGCATTGCAGATCAAACCATCACCTGCACATATTCGGCGACATGCAGCCTACATACAATCGTGGATCACGATTCTGAAAAAGGATCCGAAAGAATTGGAGGCTGCTGTCAGAGGAGCCGAAAAAATCGAAAAATACATCATCAGCGTCGGCGACTGGGAGAAAGAACTGGAAGTCACAAATGATGGGAAATTGAAGCAAAATGAAACTCCACATAAGTCTAAATCAAGAAGCAGTAAGAATAATGATCCAGAGAGGTAA
- a CDS encoding DUF6431 domain-containing protein has protein sequence MLQRIYDLLFQAFCSSEKLFVCPFCGHDLHCHGSVPRTIKLPCGTFTISIRRVRCPHCRHVHRVLPDIFIPYYLFSSEDASMALKKSAAGEPLRLADFSPDTESSSLYRFVQDFRRRFPEFPSSGFRSFFSLVPKFIQRLQYETNGSSDTSVSNGAQWGKTMVFPTFLSSESVPPSAILSSR, from the coding sequence ATGCTGCAGAGGATCTATGACCTGCTTTTCCAGGCCTTCTGCTCCAGTGAAAAGCTCTTCGTCTGCCCTTTTTGCGGTCATGATCTTCACTGTCACGGTAGTGTCCCCCGCACCATTAAGCTGCCTTGTGGTACTTTCACCATCTCAATAAGACGCGTCCGTTGCCCACACTGCCGCCACGTCCACCGGGTCCTTCCCGATATTTTCATACCCTATTATCTGTTTTCCAGCGAAGATGCCTCCATGGCCCTGAAAAAGTCTGCTGCAGGGGAGCCGCTGCGCCTGGCGGATTTCTCTCCAGATACTGAATCCTCATCCCTGTACCGATTCGTACAGGATTTTCGTCGTCGGTTCCCGGAATTCCCATCATCCGGTTTCAGGAGCTTCTTTTCTCTTGTTCCAAAGTTCATTCAGCGATTGCAGTACGAAACCAATGGTAGTTCTGATACATCTGTATCCAATGGGGCCCAGTGGGGAAAGACCATGGTCTTTCCAACCTTCCTCTCATCGGAATCTGTTCCGCCTTCCGCCATACTGTCATCGAGGTGA
- a CDS encoding transposase, translating into MLRTERIQRAATFAYNAHLHQCDKAGYPYIFHLAEVAELMGEDEEAVIVALMHDAFEDTDLQLRDFSKEWDPDIIVALDLLTRKDGQSYMDYIAQIKKSQWKRTEEGFLICPEGRVLDQYEGDSTSRTRGGNLHISQMYAEKGHCEGCPRRSQCFRFGEYRRVGKNVVMEELQRKVDENLESEEGKGLCRQRSSQVEGAFGILKQNRGMTRFKRRGLKGVRMEFLLNCLGMNLYKYHLFWLKQRACNSTGKLN; encoded by the coding sequence ATGTTACGAACAGAAAGAATTCAACGGGCAGCTACTTTTGCCTACAACGCCCATCTCCACCAATGTGATAAAGCGGGGTATCCATATATTTTTCATCTCGCAGAAGTTGCAGAACTAATGGGTGAAGATGAAGAAGCGGTGATTGTAGCCCTAATGCATGATGCATTTGAAGATACTGATTTACAATTAAGGGATTTCTCAAAGGAATGGGATCCCGACATCATCGTTGCTCTGGACCTACTCACTCGTAAGGATGGGCAATCGTATATGGATTACATTGCCCAAATCAAGAAATCCCAATGGAAACGGACAGAGGAAGGATTCCTGATTTGTCCGGAAGGAAGGGTGCTAGACCAGTATGAAGGAGACAGCACCTCAAGGACCCGAGGTGGAAACCTTCATATCAGTCAGATGTATGCGGAGAAAGGCCATTGTGAGGGATGTCCCAGACGGTCCCAGTGTTTCCGGTTCGGAGAGTACAGGAGAGTCGGAAAGAATGTAGTGATGGAGGAACTACAGAGGAAAGTGGATGAGAATCTGGAGTCTGAAGAAGGAAAAGGGCTGTGCAGGCAGAGATCTTCACAGGTAGAAGGAGCGTTCGGGATCCTGAAACAGAACCGGGGAATGACCAGATTCAAAAGAAGAGGACTGAAAGGTGTCAGGATGGAATTTCTCTTGAACTGTCTGGGGATGAATCTGTACAAATATCATCTGTTCTGGCTTAAACAGAGAGCCTGTAATTCAACGGGTAAGCTGAACTGA
- a CDS encoding CHAP domain-containing protein: protein MMSEIFKTRGERLSENAGSLLDKAQNNAFASAAEIGSRSLKSIADGSWASLQTLSRGAHQTVDLSLNAANKYTRDIYDVGQHGRTDLTEDAGSFILGHSAMGIRNAARMSNIPISLAEKGIAHGLYNEKRLKKEAVKGTEILKDNPNAARHYYEIVAGKDKKESLVYSDRLAWNRYEDNGIHGLDVKGTAAIDKYSANRAHRMRDRKNWLLDNARERKKFHPIRSTRDTVSNQSRKLTTKAIQGGSPQDTTNATVLRFYNLANSRPVKKTAKNVVFHPVKTAKNVATLPLLPVKWAKSALGLLRSLIAGMFSALSTAPVILSLIAVAAPLLCAILAITMIITTVLSFNSYSVPIESMASMSYAANAFIYEAKKRNWQDNAIIGSLAYILQEGAAKGTFTYENYYCIPGPSGQLNDTTMDNSAWLSWINKSTTKNRYYEAYYKNNTSRYAAIGLGLLQDSDVWPNPSTPDIKEAANATRLINFAKDKGKSWQDPETQMTWIFEERFKPESLPFDTAGIDPTKDNLSAEEYCKRVVAGIGMPGMVWTAVPFNDPHVQQVGAAQNYLNNYSGFSYWSSPVMGDYTSTPNFGNAAAYREGNPYYTPVLTGQCTWFAWGRFFELYGFDPGFRGNGNQCAAQLVSTHPDKFELSYTPAAGSVFSGIGVNHVGIVTSVRDGMVTIDEGNVGNRADGTWETAIRVWTSRTLPSTQLSAELGGVMYAVPKTGV, encoded by the coding sequence ATGATGTCAGAGATTTTCAAAACACGAGGCGAAAGACTAAGCGAGAATGCTGGCTCATTACTCGACAAAGCTCAAAACAATGCCTTTGCCTCTGCAGCTGAAATCGGATCTCGAAGTCTTAAAAGCATCGCAGATGGCAGTTGGGCTTCGCTGCAAACTTTATCCAGGGGCGCTCACCAAACGGTTGATTTGTCGCTGAATGCAGCCAACAAGTATACCCGCGATATATATGACGTGGGACAACATGGCAGAACAGATCTGACTGAAGATGCCGGCAGTTTCATACTTGGACATTCAGCAATGGGAATTCGAAATGCAGCCAGAATGAGCAATATCCCTATCAGCCTTGCTGAAAAAGGAATCGCCCATGGTTTATACAACGAAAAACGCTTAAAGAAGGAAGCAGTCAAAGGAACAGAAATTCTCAAGGATAATCCAAACGCGGCAAGGCATTATTACGAAATCGTAGCTGGAAAAGACAAAAAAGAATCACTAGTTTATAGTGACCGACTTGCCTGGAATCGATATGAAGATAATGGAATTCACGGTTTGGACGTTAAAGGTACAGCTGCTATCGACAAGTATTCGGCTAACCGCGCTCATCGAATGAGGGACAGAAAAAACTGGCTGTTAGATAATGCAAGAGAGAGGAAGAAATTTCATCCAATCCGATCTACCAGAGATACAGTCAGCAATCAAAGTCGAAAACTCACCACCAAAGCAATTCAAGGAGGTTCTCCTCAAGATACAACGAATGCAACAGTACTCCGTTTTTACAATCTGGCCAATTCACGCCCAGTAAAAAAGACAGCGAAAAATGTAGTTTTTCATCCTGTCAAGACGGCCAAAAACGTCGCAACATTGCCACTTCTACCAGTTAAATGGGCTAAGTCGGCGCTAGGACTCCTGCGGTCCCTGATTGCAGGGATGTTTTCTGCTTTATCAACAGCGCCGGTCATTCTAAGTCTAATTGCGGTGGCTGCCCCCTTACTCTGCGCAATACTAGCAATCACAATGATTATAACTACAGTTTTGAGTTTCAATAGTTATTCTGTGCCTATCGAAAGTATGGCATCAATGTCTTATGCAGCAAATGCATTTATTTATGAAGCCAAGAAACGCAACTGGCAAGATAACGCTATTATTGGATCCCTAGCCTATATACTCCAAGAAGGAGCAGCTAAGGGAACCTTTACATATGAGAATTACTACTGTATTCCGGGTCCATCAGGTCAGCTTAACGATACAACAATGGACAACTCAGCCTGGCTATCTTGGATTAATAAAAGCACCACAAAGAACAGATACTACGAAGCTTATTATAAAAACAACACAAGCCGATATGCTGCAATAGGTCTAGGATTGCTGCAGGACTCAGATGTTTGGCCAAATCCATCTACACCAGACATAAAGGAAGCAGCAAATGCTACTAGACTGATCAATTTTGCGAAAGACAAAGGCAAGAGTTGGCAGGATCCAGAGACTCAAATGACATGGATTTTTGAAGAAAGATTTAAGCCGGAGAGTCTCCCTTTCGATACTGCCGGAATTGATCCCACAAAAGATAACTTAAGCGCAGAAGAATACTGTAAAAGAGTTGTTGCGGGGATAGGAATGCCGGGAATGGTTTGGACAGCTGTGCCATTCAATGACCCGCATGTCCAGCAAGTTGGCGCTGCACAAAACTATCTCAACAATTACAGTGGGTTCTCGTACTGGTCTTCTCCAGTTATGGGCGATTACACCAGTACACCAAATTTCGGAAATGCCGCCGCTTATAGAGAAGGGAATCCATACTACACTCCTGTTCTGACGGGACAATGTACATGGTTTGCGTGGGGACGTTTCTTCGAGCTTTATGGCTTTGACCCGGGCTTTCGTGGTAATGGAAATCAGTGTGCAGCACAGTTGGTCAGCACACATCCAGATAAATTTGAGCTTAGCTATACACCTGCGGCGGGGAGTGTGTTCTCTGGCATTGGTGTAAACCATGTCGGAATCGTTACGAGTGTTCGAGATGGAATGGTAACGATTGATGAGGGCAATGTTGGAAATCGCGCAGATGGCACATGGGAAACTGCAATCAGAGTCTGGACTAGTCGAACTCTCCCCTCAACTCAACTCTCTGCGGAGCTTGGAGGAGTAATGTATGCAGTGCCAAAAACTGGAGTGTAA
- a CDS encoding transposase produces the protein MAAYFRKFPRSERDRVEYISSDMYRPYREIAATFFPKAIFAVDRFHVVQEYTKNLNRVRIRVMKGTRKGSPEYYLLKHQSELLGIRPDAWYRDRTGKKMMIFDPAAPRSYVSGLKRQMNRYELREALLDTSPDLRKAYHFRNRLSEYYRKENLSTAEEELRSLIRDLDSTGVEELQSFADTLRNWFREIINSFHIVKQEYVVDPKTGNVRLKEHRLTSSMIENRNKIIKMIKHNANGYTNWERFRNRVLFVLSRGPEDGHPDRQDKAVNSRENSSK, from the coding sequence CTGGCAGCTTATTTCCGAAAGTTTCCCAGAAGCGAGAGAGACAGAGTGGAGTACATCTCGTCCGATATGTACAGGCCCTACAGGGAGATAGCTGCGACTTTCTTTCCCAAAGCGATATTCGCCGTGGACAGGTTCCATGTGGTCCAGGAATATACGAAGAACCTGAACAGAGTGAGGATCCGTGTGATGAAAGGAACTCGAAAAGGGTCTCCGGAATACTATCTGCTCAAGCATCAGAGTGAACTTCTGGGGATCAGGCCTGATGCCTGGTACAGGGACAGGACAGGAAAGAAGATGATGATATTTGATCCGGCAGCACCCAGATCTTATGTCAGCGGACTGAAGAGGCAGATGAACAGATATGAACTGCGTGAGGCACTGCTGGATACGAGCCCGGACCTGAGGAAGGCGTATCACTTCCGGAACCGGCTGTCGGAGTATTACAGAAAAGAAAACCTGAGTACTGCAGAGGAGGAGCTCAGATCTCTGATTAGAGATCTAGACAGTACAGGTGTGGAGGAACTGCAGAGTTTCGCTGACACCCTGCGCAACTGGTTCAGGGAAATCATCAATTCGTTCCATATCGTCAAGCAGGAATATGTGGTCGATCCGAAGACCGGGAATGTAAGGCTGAAAGAACATCGCCTGACCAGCTCGATGATAGAGAACAGAAACAAGATCATCAAGATGATCAAACACAATGCGAATGGATATACGAACTGGGAACGGTTCAGGAACAGAGTACTGTTTGTGCTTTCCAGGGGTCCTGAAGATGGGCATCCAGACAGACAGGATAAAGCTGTCAACAGTAGAGAGAACAGCAGCAAATAG